The following coding sequences are from one Leptolyngbya sp. CCY15150 window:
- a CDS encoding formylglycine-generating enzyme family protein encodes MTQFAIHQQTKINRRFFEDLGNDIRLEMVLIPSGTFLMGSPDDELERRDSEGPQHLVTMPTFFMGRYPITQEQWRAVAVMSRVERDLDPAPSEFKGDMHPVERVSWEDAMEFCARLSAFTGRSYSLPSEAEWEYACRAGTTTPFHFGETISPKVANYDGNYLYARNPEVVRYDGSSTYGDASPKTYRKKTTLVGYFGVSNAFGLCDMHGNVCEWCLDPWHDNYEGAPMDGSVWNSDEQKDIRVLRGGSWLNKPRSCRSANRDYVNPASHYDYNVGFRIVCHIRGTP; translated from the coding sequence ATGACCCAATTCGCCATTCATCAACAAACCAAAATCAATCGTCGGTTCTTTGAAGATCTCGGGAACGATATTCGCCTAGAAATGGTTCTCATCCCCAGCGGCACCTTCCTCATGGGATCCCCAGACGATGAACTGGAACGGAGAGACAGTGAGGGGCCCCAACATCTTGTTACCATGCCGACCTTTTTCATGGGCCGCTATCCCATTACTCAAGAGCAGTGGCGGGCCGTGGCAGTGATGTCTAGAGTAGAGCGTGATCTAGATCCGGCTCCTTCAGAGTTCAAGGGTGATATGCATCCGGTTGAACGGGTGTCTTGGGAGGATGCGATGGAGTTTTGCGCTCGGCTTTCTGCCTTCACAGGGCGATCCTATAGCCTGCCCAGTGAAGCGGAGTGGGAATATGCCTGTCGAGCTGGAACCACAACTCCGTTCCACTTTGGTGAAACAATAAGCCCTAAAGTAGCGAATTATGACGGCAATTACCTCTATGCCAGGAACCCTGAAGTAGTCCGCTATGACGGAAGCTCTACCTATGGCGACGCTTCCCCAAAAACATATCGCAAAAAAACAACGCTGGTAGGATATTTTGGGGTGTCTAATGCCTTTGGTCTGTGTGATATGCACGGAAATGTGTGCGAATGGTGTTTGGATCCTTGGCACGATAACTACGAAGGCGCGCCAATGGATGGAAGTGTCTGGAATTCTGATGAGCAGAAAGACATACGCGTTTTACGTGGTGGATCTTGGCTCAACAAACCGAGGAGTTGTCGATCTGCAAACCGTGACTATGTCAACCCTGCGTCCCACTACGACTATAATGTCGGGTTTCGGATTGTCTGTCACATCCGAGGCACTCCCTAG
- a CDS encoding PrsW family glutamic-type intramembrane protease has translation MTGAYPAILRHLNTGQSSDPVYTLSPDFTVGREPKLCQLVLDSARYGEVSRQHLKFQAIADVDGAAWQACDLNSANGTYINQQPLVGCQTLQTGDRIRLGRNGPEFIFEATTTPRGTVPSGNRRTGNAGTTRPPVPAPVVSQADTDALSLSQLLPIVSKGRELSSKAYLIPGVITVSFVVLLFLANGVPELFNPVLALYVSSGACYFVYLLCGKTKPWWLLVGSALMTVVLLLSPVLPLFILVFRSILPGSIPQNIESIGFMELLVRMFFGAGLMEELLKAIPIFLGVALGHRLRSPQRERWGVLEPLDGILIGVASAAGFTLIETLGQYVPDIINSVSMQGGQDLGQLVGLHLLIPRILGSIAGHMAYSGYFGYFIGLSVLKPRSRWTILAIGYLSSSLLHALWNAIGILSFFLLAVIGVLSYAFLGAAILKARELSPTRSQNFATRVSRIP, from the coding sequence ATGACTGGAGCCTATCCCGCCATCCTCCGCCACCTGAATACGGGTCAATCGAGTGATCCGGTTTATACCCTGTCGCCAGACTTCACCGTCGGACGCGAGCCAAAACTCTGCCAGCTCGTCCTAGACTCCGCCCGCTATGGCGAAGTCTCTCGCCAGCACCTGAAGTTTCAAGCTATCGCTGACGTTGATGGAGCGGCATGGCAGGCCTGCGATCTGAATAGCGCCAACGGCACCTACATCAATCAACAGCCCTTGGTGGGCTGCCAGACCCTGCAAACGGGCGATCGCATTCGGCTGGGACGCAACGGGCCAGAATTTATCTTCGAAGCAACCACCACACCCAGAGGAACCGTACCCTCTGGCAACCGCCGCACCGGCAACGCGGGCACCACCCGCCCTCCCGTGCCAGCCCCCGTGGTCTCCCAAGCCGACACCGATGCCCTCAGCCTCAGCCAGCTCCTGCCCATCGTGTCCAAAGGTCGCGAACTCAGCAGCAAAGCCTACCTCATCCCCGGTGTGATTACCGTATCCTTCGTGGTACTCCTGTTTCTCGCCAACGGCGTACCGGAGTTATTCAACCCAGTCTTAGCGCTTTACGTCTCTAGCGGAGCCTGCTACTTTGTCTATTTGCTCTGCGGCAAGACAAAACCCTGGTGGCTGCTGGTCGGCTCTGCCCTCATGACCGTCGTCCTGCTCCTGAGTCCAGTTTTACCATTATTTATCTTAGTATTTCGAAGCATCTTGCCCGGCAGCATTCCGCAAAATATTGAATCCATTGGCTTCATGGAACTGCTCGTGCGTATGTTCTTTGGCGCTGGCTTGATGGAAGAGTTGCTGAAAGCCATTCCTATTTTTCTAGGCGTTGCCCTAGGTCATCGGCTGCGATCGCCCCAGCGAGAACGGTGGGGCGTACTGGAACCGTTGGACGGCATTTTAATCGGCGTGGCATCAGCGGCCGGATTTACCCTGATCGAGACCCTGGGGCAATATGTACCCGATATTATTAACAGTGTTTCCATGCAGGGTGGGCAAGACCTAGGACAGCTTGTGGGTCTGCATCTACTGATTCCCCGCATTCTAGGTTCGATCGCGGGACATATGGCCTACAGTGGCTACTTTGGTTATTTTATTGGACTCAGTGTCCTCAAACCCCGCAGTCGCTGGACGATTCTCGCCATTGGTTACCTAAGTTCATCCTTGCTCCATGCTCTCTGGAATGCGATCGGTATTCTTAGCTTTTTCCTGTTAGCCGTGATTGGCGTCCTGTCCTATGCCTTCTTGGGCGCAGCGATCCTCAAGGCCAGAGAACTATCGCCAACGCGATCGCAGAATTTCGCCACCCGAGTTAGTCGCATACCTTAG